A stretch of DNA from Nitrosopumilus zosterae:
ACATCTAATCCAGCTATTGTCCCAGCATCTTTAGTTGCTTGACGTTGGTTATCATCAAAATATGCAGGAACAGTAATCACTGCTTTCTCAACTGGTTCACCAATAAATGCCTCAGCGTCTTTTTTGATTTTTTGGAGAATAAATGACGAAATTTGTTGTGGTTTGTATTCTTTATCTAAAATTTTAAAAGTGTAATCAGTACCCATTTTCCTTTTAGCAGCAACAATAGTCCTGTCAGGATTAGTAACTGCCTGTCTTCTTGCAGGCTCACCAACCAAAAGTTCACCATCTTTTGAAAATGCTACAACTGATGGAAACGCTTTTCCTCCAACAGTAGAACCTTCAGCAGCTGGAATAATTGATGGCTTGCCACCCATTATTACTGCAGCAGCAGAGTTACTTGTTCCTAAATCAATACCGATTATTTTAGCCATTTTTTATCATCCTTTTTTTGAAATTTCTACTAGTGTAGGCCTTATAACTCTCTCATGAGAAATATATCCTTTCCTGATCTCTTTTGTAATTGTGTTATCATCTAAATCAGGATCATTAATAATTGAAATCGCTTCATGAAAATTTGGATTAAAGATTTCTCCTAACGCATCGATTGGAACAACATGATATTTTTTTAATAAAGAATCCATATGTTTTAAAATAGAATCCAGACCATCTGAATTAATTTTATTGTTAGAAAAAACTTCTTTTGCTATAACAAAATCATCATAAATTTTCAGAAAATCCAATACAAATTCATCTATTTTTGCATTTACACCTTTTTCTATGTCAGATTGTGTTTTTCTATTAAGATTCTGAAAGTCAGCTAAAACGTGTTTTAATTTTTCTTCATATTCAGATACTTTTTCTTTTTCTGTATCTAATAATTTTGCTAGTTCTTCAACATTTGTCGATAAAGTTTGTGATTCTTCTGATTCATCAGAATCGATTTCATTATCGGATTTAACATTTACTGGAATTTCATCAGAGTTAGTTTCACTTGTCAATTCAAACAAAATAGTAGTTTAGCTAATTTATACTATTATTGAATTGTTTCGCATAAAGGATTAGCTTTGACGATGATTAATTCAGAACCTTGTTTAGTTTTTTCAATAATATCAAAATCGTTTTTTGAACATGCTACAATAATTGTGGTTTTATCACTATGAAACAAATCAAAATTTGGATCTTCGTAGGCTTCAACATCACCAATATAATCACGCAATCTAGAAGTTAAATTTTGCAGCATCTCTATTTTATCTCCACGCATTGCATGTTGATCAAGAGTCCAAGACAATGCAATTTTTGTTCTGCTTGCTTTGAGATCTTTCTTCTTCAAAGTTGCACGAATTTCATCTATTAATCGTTTGATATATCCATCAATTCCCTTTACGCTTCCATTAATAAGATACATTAGGGAATTTGCACCTTCAAATGATGAACCTAATGCTTTTAGATCAAATAGACCGCTGACCATATTATCTAAAAAGATCTCCTGAAAATCATCTGAAGAAAGATCATGTTTAGTTACATCGTCTTGGGCATATTTACAAACTTCTAAAACACTACATAAACTAGAAAATCTAGATAATACGTTAATTGCATGAAAATGTTCTGATGATGAAATAGCTACAAATTTTTTCTCCTTTTTGCCTACGGTAAGTAAATCATGAAGTACAGGATCTTCCTTTCCATTAAAGGAGCCTATGATTTTCGGTTGATGATTTAGATCCTCTAAAGGATAATAAAAATAAGAGATGTGCTTTCCAGCCTCAAGACCTGTAACATGTTCAAGTAATGAAATATTTTCATTATTTCCACCAAACCCAGTTGGAAGAGTAAAGACTACAGAGCTGTTTTTCTTTAATGATGTTACTGCATCCTTGAATTTAGAGTGGATTTCAGTTTTGATGTCTTGTCCTGTTTTTCTAATTCTTGGTGTGAAGAAAAGATATTGTGCTTTGGAAATAGCCACGTCAATTGGCTCCATAGCTAATAGAGGTTCATCTTCTTTTAGTGATGCTACATTAGGATAAGTTTTAGCAATTTCCGCTTTCAATGATATTGCCGATGGTGTGGATTCGTCTATTATGTAGACATCTGCACCTTTAATTGCCATTTGTGATGCAATAGCATATCCCTCAGTACTAAGACCATAAACGACAACTTTTGCTCCCCCCATTACATTTACACTAGTATTAGACTAAGAAAAACTTATTGAACTAACTCGAATTATGGAAATTACTTGAAAATATGGATAGATATTCTCACTCCAAAACAATTATTGTTTTCTGAACCAATAATTGAAAAATTAGGAAAAAAACACAATATTTTATGTACATCAAGAAACTATAACGAAGTTTCAAAATTAGCAAAAATACGTGATTTTGACCTCGTTTTTATTGGAAAACATGGTGGGAGTGACAAAAAAAGCAAGCTTCGAGCCAGTATTGATAGAATGGGAGAACTTTCCAGAAAAATTGATAATTTTTCACCAGATGTTGTAATTAGTTTTTGTTCTCCTGAAGCAGCGAGAATTTCATTTGGTTTAGGAATCAAACATATAGCATTTTGTGATTCCCCACATGCTTCTGCAGTAATGCGATTAACATTGCCACTAATTCAAAAACTATTGATACCCAGTATAATACCTAAAAATGAATTTTCTAAATATGGAATTGATAAAAAAGACATCACCTCATACAATGCCATAGATGCGGTTGTAACTATCAAAAGAAAAATTAATCAACAAAGATCATTACCATTTAAACAAACTAATAGGAAAAATATTTTGATTAGGGCTGAAGAAGAAGAAGCAGCATATGCTTCAAAATCAAGCAAGATAATTCCAATTATTAAACAAATTGTAAAAGAGCATGAAAAAGAAAACATTGTGATTTTAGGCAGATATACAAAACAGATTCAAAATATTCAAAAGATAATTGGTAAAAAAGCCAAAGTTGTAAAAATGACATTTGATGGAAAATATTTACTGAGTAATACAGATATTTTTATAGGATCTGGGGGAACTATGACGGCTGAATCAGCATTAATGGGAATTCCAACAATTTCATATAATGCTGTTCCAAACATAATTGAAAATTTTTTAGTAAAAAAATATTTAGTTAAAAGGGAAACAAATCCAAAGAAAATTTCTAGATATATCAAGAATGTTTTTGAATCATCAAACGCAGTTAATCAAAAAAGAGCAAAAAGAGTTGTAGAACAAATGGAAGATCCCATTGAAAAACTAAATAAAATTATCAATGAATAATTAACTAATTTTAAGAGTCAAATTAAGATAAAAAGTTCATTAAGGGAATGAGAGTGCTCGATTTAGCAGCCCGGTAGTGTAGCGGTCAAGCATAGAGGCCTTTGAAGCCTTTGACCCCAGTTCGAGTCTGGGCCGGGCTACCTTATTTTAAAACAGTATTCTTGTAACATGAATATAATATAGGTAGTTTTTCTGAAATTAAGTAATGACAGATATCGTGTTAGGAATGGGTGAAGTAGGAGAGACATTATTTGATTTACTTGTAGAAAGGAATTTTGAATGTGTGGGAATTGATCTTGAAGAATCAAAATGCAAGAATTATTCAGAAAATACAGTAATTAAAAATCCAGAGTATCTTCATGTTTGTATTCCTGGAGAATTAACAGAGTTTGTAAACATTACAGTGAATTGGGTTGATAAGATAGAAGGTTTGAAAGGTGTCCTAGTTCATTCTACGGTAAAACCGGGAACAACTAAAAACATTCAAACAAAAACTACAGTCCCTATTTTGTTTTCACCAGTTCGTGGAGTACATAGAAGATTTTTAGATGATATTAAAAAATATACAAAATTTATTTCATCAGATCATAAACAAATAGATCCAAAAATTAAATCAGATGTGGAAAAAAGGTTTGAGAAAATTGATTGGATGTCCACTACTAAAACTGCTGAACTTGCAAAGATATTAGTTGATACAACATATTATGGATGGTTGATTAATTATGCTCAGATTACAAAAATGATTTGTGATAAAGAGGGCGTTGATTTTGATGAGATGTGGAAATTTGCAGATGAAATTCATGCGAATTTAGGCAACAGACCAAAAATGTATCCGGGAATCATTGGTGGGCATTGCGTAATACCAAATTTGAGTTTGGTTGAATATGAAAATTTGGATATTGTCAAAAAAGTTAACGAGTTATTTGAAAAGTCCAAAAATTAATTAAATTTTCTAGAAATCTAATTTTGTAAGCAGTTTTGAAGCAATAACAAATAGAATTGACGCTATACCTACAAGAATAATCATTTCAAAAATCACAAATTCAGTAATGTTTCCAAAAATCCCTGCTCTTATTACATCTACAAGATAAGTTAGCGGATTCAGATAGAATGCAGATTTTAGTGGTTCAGGAGCACCAGCAGCTGGATAAAATGCAGTACTTACAAAAGCAAAAAACAGAAAAACAGTGTTAATTATTACATTAAATCCCTCACTTGAGCGTAATCTGGTAGAAATAATTGATGCCAACGAACCAAATAGAACCGAGCCAGTAATTGCACCAAAAATAATTATTGGAATTGTAATTAATGAGAATTCTACCGATTCAAAAAATACTGGATAGCCAACAAGAGCTATCAAAGTTGCACTTACTAACCCAACTATTCCTATAGTACAGATGTTGCTAAGAATGTAATGACTTCTAGTAAAGGGACCAGACATTATTTGTTCAAACATTCCATGTCTTCTATCGTTCCAAATAATGATACCAGAAACTAAAGTACTATTCATGATGTTAAATCCAATCATACCTGATGCTAAAAATGCCGGATAATCAAGGTCTTTTGCTCCAAATGGAACTTGATTAATTAATGGTGCATATGCAAATCCTGCAACAAAAATGTAGATCAAAGGAAAAATAACCTGCCAAATTAGAAAGCCAGGATTAAGAGAAATCGTGAGATTTCGGTTTACAAGTCTAACTATTGGATGCATTGTCTCTCATCATTTTTAAAAATATTTCTTCAAGATTTGTTGGGACGGCTGAAAGATCTTCAATTTCAATTGTGTTATCATTAAGTATTTTCAATACTTTTAACAAAACTAATTCAGATTGTTCCGAATGAATTATGATGTTGGTTCCATTTTCATAATCAATTTTAAAATCAGAAATTCCAGTAAGAAGAGATGAAATGTTAGTTTGTTTTTCTGATAAATGAATTTTAATAGTTTTTTCTTTTCCAAATTTTTTCTTCAGAGCATCAGGAGAGTCTACAGTAAGAATTCGACCTTTATCAATTATAGCTATTTCGTCACAAAGATATTCAGCTTCGGTTAGAATATGGGTTGTATAAAAAATTGTCAATCCTGTTTTTACTTTATTTTTTAAGTAATCCAATAGATTTCTTCTGGCACTTGGATCTAAACCTACGGTTGGCTCATCCAAAAATAATAATTCCATGTCATGCATAAATTCACGAGCAACCTGAATTCTCCTACGTTGACCAATTGAAAGATCTTCGTTTCGTTTTTTTCTAATCTCTACAAGATCAAAATCTATCAAAAGTTGTTCCATTCTTTTTTTACGCTCAGTTTTTGGAACATTCCACATCATCCCATATTTATCAAGAGATTTTTCAACTGATAAAGTAGGCTCGTAACTTGGTTGTTGCAGGACCACTCCTATTTTATGACGGACTTGAAGAGGATTTGCTACAGCATCAATTCCCAAAATAGAAAGATTTCCATTTGAAGGAGGAATTAGAGTTGTAAGAAGTTTGATCGTGGTGGATTTTCCAGCACCGTTAGGTCCCAAAAATCCAAAAACCTGTCCTGGTCGTACTAATAGTTCAAGGTCTTTTACAGCATGAACTGAGCCATATGATTTTGAGAGATGTTTAACGTCAATGCAAGACATAAGAAAACTGCGATCATCCTATTAATTTAGTTAATGAGAAAAATTCTGTAAAAATGGAATTTGTAAGTACAAACCATGAAGAAACAGTCCGAAAAGATGTATGTTTGAATTTTAAAATTAAAAAATGATGTGTAAAGCGATCTTTTTTTTAAAGTGAAAATTTTAGGAACTAGTGAAATTTTTATTAATACATCAAGTTTACAAAAAATGAATTGTCTGAACTAGAAAATTTAATGAGTAAATTACTTGAACTAAAACCAGAATTAACAAAAGAAGATGTTGAAGAACAGATTAAACTGAAAAAAGAGAAAATCGGTGCGGGATACTTGACTGATCAAGGGGCATTATTTTTGATTGCATCTGATTTTGGTGTC
This window harbors:
- a CDS encoding nucleotide exchange factor GrpE — its product is MTSETNSDEIPVNVKSDNEIDSDESEESQTLSTNVEELAKLLDTEKEKVSEYEEKLKHVLADFQNLNRKTQSDIEKGVNAKIDEFVLDFLKIYDDFVIAKEVFSNNKINSDGLDSILKHMDSLLKKYHVVPIDALGEIFNPNFHEAISIINDPDLDDNTITKEIRKGYISHERVIRPTLVEISKKG
- a CDS encoding DUF354 domain-containing protein; the encoded protein is MKIWIDILTPKQLLFSEPIIEKLGKKHNILCTSRNYNEVSKLAKIRDFDLVFIGKHGGSDKKSKLRASIDRMGELSRKIDNFSPDVVISFCSPEAARISFGLGIKHIAFCDSPHASAVMRLTLPLIQKLLIPSIIPKNEFSKYGIDKKDITSYNAIDAVVTIKRKINQQRSLPFKQTNRKNILIRAEEEEAAYASKSSKIIPIIKQIVKEHEKENIVILGRYTKQIQNIQKIIGKKAKVVKMTFDGKYLLSNTDIFIGSGGTMTAESALMGIPTISYNAVPNIIENFLVKKYLVKRETNPKKISRYIKNVFESSNAVNQKRAKRVVEQMEDPIEKLNKIINE
- a CDS encoding GDP-mannose dehydrogenase is translated as MTDIVLGMGEVGETLFDLLVERNFECVGIDLEESKCKNYSENTVIKNPEYLHVCIPGELTEFVNITVNWVDKIEGLKGVLVHSTVKPGTTKNIQTKTTVPILFSPVRGVHRRFLDDIKKYTKFISSDHKQIDPKIKSDVEKRFEKIDWMSTTKTAELAKILVDTTYYGWLINYAQITKMICDKEGVDFDEMWKFADEIHANLGNRPKMYPGIIGGHCVIPNLSLVEYENLDIVKKVNELFEKSKN
- a CDS encoding ABC transporter permease; its protein translation is MIYIFVAGFAYAPLINQVPFGAKDLDYPAFLASGMIGFNIMNSTLVSGIIIWNDRRHGMFEQIMSGPFTRSHYILSNICTIGIVGLVSATLIALVGYPVFFESVEFSLITIPIIIFGAITGSVLFGSLASIISTRLRSSEGFNVIINTVFLFFAFVSTAFYPAAGAPEPLKSAFYLNPLTYLVDVIRAGIFGNITEFVIFEMIILVGIASILFVIASKLLTKLDF
- a CDS encoding ABC transporter ATP-binding protein, producing MSCIDVKHLSKSYGSVHAVKDLELLVRPGQVFGFLGPNGAGKSTTIKLLTTLIPPSNGNLSILGIDAVANPLQVRHKIGVVLQQPSYEPTLSVEKSLDKYGMMWNVPKTERKKRMEQLLIDFDLVEIRKKRNEDLSIGQRRRIQVAREFMHDMELLFLDEPTVGLDPSARRNLLDYLKNKVKTGLTIFYTTHILTEAEYLCDEIAIIDKGRILTVDSPDALKKKFGKEKTIKIHLSEKQTNISSLLTGISDFKIDYENGTNIIIHSEQSELVLLKVLKILNDNTIEIEDLSAVPTNLEEIFLKMMRDNASNS